The following are encoded together in the Enterobacteriaceae endosymbiont of Plateumaris sericea genome:
- the nuoK gene encoding NADH-quinone oxidoreductase subunit NuoK translates to MIPLYYGLLITIIIFIIGLTGVIIRQNMLYILICVEIMLNAAALSCIISGNYWKQTEGEIMYIISITIAAIESCIGLILLLKLYHYQNTINIDSISEMNE, encoded by the coding sequence ATGATTCCTTTATATTATGGATTGTTGATAACAATTATTATATTTATAATAGGTTTAACTGGTGTAATTATTAGACAAAATATGTTGTATATTTTAATATGTGTAGAAATAATGTTAAATGCTGCAGCACTATCTTGTATAATTTCAGGAAATTATTGGAAACAAACAGAAGGAGAAATTATGTATATAATATCAATTACTATTGCTGCTATTGAAAGTTGTATAGGTTTAATTTTATTATTAAAATTATATCATTATCAAAATACAATTAATATTGATTCAATTAGTGAGATGAATGAATGA
- a CDS encoding NADH-quinone oxidoreductase subunit J family protein produces the protein MEIIFYILGLLSIISTLCVVISINPMYTLVYFLVSLISISGIFFTLGDYFAGALEIIIYAGAIVVLFVFVLMLLNHKQIALEEKKILIKKPIVLISSILLTIVLLFFLIFMIKASCNNKYIFNNIIDINSIGINMFKQYKIIVELISILLLAGLIIVFHIGNKKN, from the coding sequence ATGGAAATAATTTTTTATATATTAGGATTATTATCAATAATCTCTACATTATGTGTAGTAATAAGTATTAATCCTATGTATACATTAGTATATTTTTTAGTATCATTAATTTCTATATCAGGTATATTTTTTACTTTAGGTGATTATTTTGCAGGTGCTTTAGAAATTATTATTTATGCTGGTGCAATAGTTGTATTATTTGTTTTTGTATTAATGTTATTAAATCATAAACAAATAGCTTTAGAAGAAAAAAAAATATTAATAAAAAAACCAATAGTTTTAATTAGTTCTATTTTATTAACAATAGTTTTATTATTTTTTTTAATTTTTATGATTAAAGCATCATGTAATAATAAATATATATTTAATAATATTATTGATATAAATAGTATAGGAATAAATATGTTTAAACAATATAAAATAATTGTTGAATTAATATCAATATTATTATTAGCAGGACTAATTATAGTATTTCATATAGGAAATAAAAAAAATTAA
- the nuoI gene encoding NADH-quinone oxidoreductase subunit NuoI — protein MKLKKFFIGLFSQIRSIFLVWTNMFKKRETIMYPEEKVYLSPRYRGRIILSLDNDNNERCVACNLCSVVCPVGCISLKKATKKNGRSYPKFFRINLSRCIFCGFCEEACPTNAIQLIPDFELCEFKRKDMVYEKENLLINNTGKYPHYNFYKITGVKIKNNCSQYKKNIEVDVKSLLP, from the coding sequence ATGAAATTAAAAAAATTTTTTATAGGATTATTTAGTCAAATACGTAGTATATTTTTAGTCTGGACAAACATGTTTAAAAAAAGAGAAACTATAATGTATCCAGAAGAAAAAGTATATTTATCTCCAAGATATCGTGGCAGAATAATATTATCATTAGATAATGATAATAATGAACGTTGTGTTGCATGTAATTTATGTTCTGTAGTATGTCCTGTAGGTTGTATTTCTTTAAAAAAAGCAACAAAAAAAAATGGTAGATCATATCCTAAATTTTTTCGTATAAATTTATCTCGTTGTATATTTTGTGGTTTTTGTGAAGAAGCTTGTCCTACTAATGCTATACAATTAATACCAGATTTTGAATTATGTGAATTTAAAAGAAAAGATATGGTATATGAAAAAGAAAATTTATTAATTAATAATACAGGAAAATATCCTCATTATAATTTTTATAAAATTACTGGTGTAAAAATTAAAAACAATTGTTCACAATATAAAAAAAATATTGAAGTAGATGTTAAAAGTTTACTACCATAA
- the nuoH gene encoding NADH-quinone oxidoreductase subunit NuoH: MNIFLFFNINNVLIILKILLILIIIIISGAYLSFIERRILALFQNRYGPNRVGWFGSLQILADMIKILFKEDVIPTFTSKILFNIAPIIAFNSLLSVFAILPITSTLIISNLTIGILFFLMMASISVYSILFAGWSSNNKYALLGSIRGIAQILSYEVFLGLSLMGVICQTGSFNLNNIVLKQYHYWNIIPQFFGFISFFIASIALCHRHPFDQPETEQELSDGYHIEYSGIKFGLFFVGEYINIIIMSSLISIIFFGGWYGPILPPIIWFLLKTIFFILLFFLIRASLPRPRYDQIMNFGWLICLPLTLINLIFTALFMII; encoded by the coding sequence ATGAATATATTTTTATTTTTTAATATTAATAATGTATTAATAATTTTAAAAATTTTATTAATTTTAATAATTATAATAATTAGTGGTGCTTATTTAAGTTTTATAGAACGCCGTATATTAGCATTATTTCAAAATCGTTATGGCCCAAATAGAGTTGGATGGTTTGGATCTTTACAAATATTAGCAGATATGATCAAAATTCTTTTTAAAGAAGATGTAATACCAACTTTTACAAGTAAAATATTATTTAATATTGCACCAATTATTGCTTTTAATTCATTATTATCAGTATTTGCAATATTACCTATTACTTCTACATTAATAATATCTAATTTAACTATTGGTATTCTCTTTTTTTTAATGATGGCTAGTATTTCTGTTTATTCAATTTTATTTGCAGGATGGTCAAGTAATAATAAATATGCTTTATTAGGTTCTATTAGAGGTATTGCCCAAATTTTAAGTTATGAAGTTTTTTTAGGATTATCATTAATGGGTGTAATATGTCAAACAGGATCATTTAATTTAAATAATATTGTATTGAAACAATATCATTACTGGAATATTATACCTCAATTTTTTGGATTTATTTCATTTTTTATTGCTTCTATAGCATTATGTCATAGACATCCTTTTGATCAGCCAGAAACAGAACAAGAACTTTCAGATGGATATCATATTGAATATTCAGGAATTAAATTTGGTTTATTTTTTGTCGGAGAATATATTAATATTATAATTATGTCTTCTTTAATATCAATTATATTTTTTGGTGGTTGGTATGGTCCAATTTTACCACCTATTATATGGTTTTTATTAAAAACAATATTTTTTATATTATTATTTTTTTTAATAAGAGCTTCATTACCTCGTCCTCGTTATGATCAAATTATGAATTTTGGATGGTTAATATGTTTACCATTAACATTAATAAATCTTATTTTTACTGCATTATTTATGATAATATGA